The following coding sequences are from one Eucalyptus grandis isolate ANBG69807.140 chromosome 11, ASM1654582v1, whole genome shotgun sequence window:
- the LOC104425861 gene encoding cell division control protein 2 homolog → MDQYEKIEKIGEGTYGVVYKAIDRSTNKTIALKKIRLEQEDEGVPSTAIREISLLKEMQHGNIVKLQDVVHSERRLYLVFEYLDLDLKKHMDSCPEFSKDTHTIKMFLYQILRGISYCHSHRVLHRDLKPQNLLLDRRTNSLKLADFGLARAFGIPVRTFTHEVVTLWYRAPEILLGSRHYSTPVDVWSVGCIFAEMVNRRPLFPGDSEIDELFKIFRIMGTPNEDSWPGVTSLPDFKSTFPKWASQDLKTVTPTVDPAGIDLLSKMLCMDPRRRITAKVALEHEYFKDVGVIP, encoded by the exons ATGGATCAG TATGAGAAGATCGAGAAGATCGGGGAAGGAACTTATGGCGTGGTCTATAAGGCTATTGATCGCTCCACCAATAAGACAATTGCTCTGAAGAAAATTCGTTTGGAACAGGAAGATGAAGGAGTTCCGAGTACTGCAATCAGAGAAATCTCTCTCTTGAAAGAAATGCAGCATGGAAACATTGTCAA GTTGCAGGACGTAGTGCACAGTGAGAGGCGTCTATATCTAGTTTTTGAGTACTTGGACTTGGATTTGAAAAAGCACATGGATTCATGTCCAGAATTTTCTAAGGACACCCACACAATAAAA ATGTTCCTTTATCAGATCCTGCGTGGCATTTCCTATTGCCATTCTCATAGAGTTTTACATCGAGATTTGAAGCCCCAGAATTTGCTGCTAGATCGTCGTACTAATTCATTGAAGCTAGCTGACTTTGGGCTGGCCAGGGCTTTTGGGATTCCTGTTAGGACATTTACCCATGAG GTGGTGACTTTATGGTATAGAGCTCCTGAGATACTCCTTGGATCCCGCCATTACTCAACGCCCGTTGACGTGTGGTCTGTGGGTTGTATATTTGCAGAGATGGTGAACCGGCGACCACTATTTCCTGGGGACTCTGAGATTGATGAATTGTTTAAGATTTTCAG AATAATGGGCACGCCAAATGAAGATTCATGGCCCGGAGTGACCTCTTTGCCTGATTTTAAATCAACCTTTCCTAAGTGGGCTTCACAG GACCTAAAAACTGTTACGCCAACTGTTGATCCAGCTGGCATCGATCTTCTTTCT AAAATGCTGTGCATGGATCCTAGAAGAAGAATAACTGCCAAGGTCGCTCTTGAGCACGAATACTTCAAGGACGTCGGTGTTATACCGTGA